A genome region from Triticum aestivum cultivar Chinese Spring chromosome 2B, IWGSC CS RefSeq v2.1, whole genome shotgun sequence includes the following:
- the LOC123044215 gene encoding DNA-directed RNA polymerases II, IV and V subunit 9A — MSALKFCSKCDNMLYPQEDKEMHILLYACSNCQHQEIATDSCVYKRVLRKSADEPKDTLKDAAADASLPRTRSVKCYNCGYPEAAYFQAPTKGEVGLTLYFICCSPTCGHRWRD, encoded by the exons ATGAGCGCCCTCAAGTTCTGCAGCAAATG CGACAACATGCTGTACCCGCAGGAGGACAAGGAGATGCACATCCTCCTCTACGCCTGCTCGAATTGCCAGCACCAG GAGATTGCTACTGATTCTTGTGTGTACAAAAGGGTTCTTCGGAAATCTGCTGATGAACCTAAAGACACCCTAAAAGACGCAGCTGCTGATGCGTCTCTGCCACGCACCAGAAGTGTTAAATGCTACAACTGTGGCTATCCAGAAGCTGCTTATTTCCAG GCCCCGACGAAGGGAGAGGTTGGCCTGACGCTATACTTCATCTGCTGCAGCCCTACCTGTGGCCACAGGTGGAGGGACTGA
- the LOC123039152 gene encoding protein FAR1-RELATED SEQUENCE 5, which translates to MRPHEATYRAAASDPSTPSPIPTPLICYPSSDSHKPRGFPKFVRNFLPNHSPVLPKGGDAMMHMLVASDGGGGEMHPYAAVPAEQELELHRDNAADDSLDGHVRCLRCGISGNATPHMRRGPDGPRTLCNACGIAYRKGKMRRMIEAEPPIDEASLAKLVPEVDMEFESEEKAYEFYNKYAGHVGFSVRKSTSHKSSENITKVRTFVCSREGYNRDKKSLEAKKPRLDTRIGCPARLIIKVTPECKYRVTDFKAEHNHQLAPPSTMHMLRSQRILTELQSGEAELSDDSVVTPTTKATGDLVVRQVGFLRSISVLPADYNNYLRSKRTKAMQPGDGGAILKYLQTMQMDNPSFFYTMQIDEDDKLTNFFWADPKSREDFTYFNDVLCLDTTYKINGYGRPLALFLGVNHHRQTIIFGAAMLYDESFESYKWLFESFKIAMHGKEPAVALIDQSIQLSSAMAAAWPNTAQRVCAWHVYQNSVKHLNQVFQGSKTFAKDFSKCVFGYEEEEEFVFAWRTMLEKYDLRHNEWLSKLFDERERWALAYDRHIFCADIISSLQAESFSSILKKFLSPQLDLLSFFKHYERAVDEHRYAELQADFQASQSYPRIPPAKMLKQTSHTYTPVVFEIFRKEFELFMDSVLFTCGEAGTTSDYKVAPSEKPKEHFVRFNSSDNSCMCTCKKFEFMGIPCCHMLKVLDYRNIKELPHIYLLKRWRRTAKSTDEDSQGHAANDNRSSLNVSVPSANHHGLQSINARIQDTSLSNMHENPFHRSS; encoded by the exons ATGAGACCACACGAGGCCACCTACCGCGCCGCCGCATCGGATCCCAGCACCCCCTCCCCCATCCCCACCCCGCTCATCTGCTACCCTAGCTCCGATTCCCACAAACCAAGAGGTTTTCCAAAATTCGTACGAAATTTCCTACCAAATCACTCGCCGGTGCTTCCCAAG GGTGGTGATGCCATGATGCACATGCTGGTGGCCTCGGATGGGGGCGGAGGGGAGATGCACCCGTACGCCGCCGTGCCGGCTGAGCAGGAGCTGGAGCTGCACCGCGACAACGCCGCCGACGACAGCCTCGACGGCCACGTCCG GTGCCTGCGATGTGGTATATCGGGTAATGCGACACCCCATATGCGACGTGGCCCTGATGGCCCGAGAACTCTTTGCAACGCTTGTGGCATCGCTTACAGGAAG GGTAAAATGAGAAGAATGATAGAAGCTGAACCACCTATAGATGAGGCTTCACTTGCTAAGCTTGTTCCTGAGGTGGACATGGAATTTGAGAGCGAGGAAAAAGCATATGAATTCTACAATAAATATGCTGGGCATGTTGGCTTTAGTGTTCGAAAAAGCACGTCACATAAATCTTCTGAAAATATTACCAAAGTAAGGACTTTTGTATGCTCAAGAGAGGGTTACAACAGGGATAAAAAATCGTTGGAGGCAAAGAAACCAAGGTTGGATACAAGAATTGGCTGTCCAGCACGGCTGATTATTAAAGTCACACCAGAGTGTAAATACAGGGTCACTGATTTTAAAGCAGAGCACAATCATCAGCTGGCCCCTCCTTCGACGATGCATATGTTAAGGTCACAAAGGATATTGACAGAACTTCAGTCTGGGGAAGCAGAACTGTCAGATGATTCCGTAGTGACACCAACCACAAAAGCAACTGGTGATCTTGTTGTGAGACAAGTTGGTTTCCTTCGAAGTATTTCTGTCCTCCCAGCAGATTACAATAATTATCTCCGGTCAAAGCGCACGAAGGCAATGCAACCTGGTGATGGTGGAGCCATATTAAAATATTTGCAGACTATGCAAATGGATAACCCCTCGTTCTTTTATACCATGCAGATTGATGAGGATGACAAACTAACCAACTTTTTTTGGGCAGACCCAAAATCTAGAGAGGACTTCACCTACTTCAATGATGTACTATGTCTAGACACAACTTACAAGATAAATGGATATGGCAGGCCATTGGCATTATTCCTTGGTGTGAATCATCACAGACAAACAATTATCTTTGGTGCAGCTATGCTTTATGATGAATCATTTGAGTCATATAAGTGGCTATTTGAGAGTTTTAAGATAGCAATGCATGGAAAAGAACCAGCGGTAGCTTTAATAGATCAATCGATTCAGTTGAGTAGTGCAATGGCAGCCGCCTGGCCAAATACTGCTCAACGAGTTTGTGCTTGGCATGTATATCAGAATTCTGTTAAGCACCTGAATCAAGTTTTCCAAGGTTCAAAGACATTTGCAAAGGATTTTAGCAAATGTGTCTTTGGctacgaggaagaggaagaattcgTGTTTGCTTGGAGAACTATGCTAGAAAAGTATGATCTTAGACATAATGAGTGGCTGTCTAAACTGTTTGACGAAAGGGAAAGATGGGCATTGGCATATGATAGGCATATATTTTGTGCTGACATAATAAGTTCCCTTCAAGCTGAGAGTTTTAGTAGCATTTTGAAGAAATTCTTGAGCCCTCAACTGGATCTGCTATCCTTCTTCAAACACTATGAAAGAGCAGTAGATGAGCATCGCTACGCTGAGCTCCAAGCTGACTTCCAAGCTAGTCAAAGTTATCCAAGAATACCCCCAGCCAAGATGTTAAAGCAAACTTCCCATACGTACACACCAGTGGTGTTTGAGATCTTTCGTAAAGAGTTTGAACTGTTTATGGACTCTGTGTTATTCACTTGTGGAGAGGCCGGAACAACTTCTGACTACAAAGTTGCTCCTTCTGAAAAGCCCAAGGAACACTTTGTTAGATTCAACTCAAGTGATAACTCTTGTATGTGCACTTGTAAGAAGTTTGAGTTTATGGGTATTCCATGTTGTCACATGTTGAAGGTGCTCGATTACAGAAATATCAAGGAGTTGCCTCATATATATCTGTTGAAGCGATGGAGAAGGACTGCCAAGTCTACAGATGAAGACAGCCAAGGCCATGCAGCAAACGATAACAGGTCATCATTAAACGTCTCTGTACCTTCTGCAAATCACCATGGGCTCCAAAGCATCAATGCAAGGATTCAA GACACATCGCTTTCCAATATGCATGAGAACCCATTTCATAGAAGCTCCTAA